The Nakaseomyces glabratus chromosome H, complete sequence genome segment ACAATGGCAATCAGCAGTGTCTAGATTTCAGCGGAATTTAGTGGAAGCGAAATGAATTCGGCTGACTTAGTGCCTATCAGTAATATACATATTTGCTTTTTGCTTTGGCATTGAATTTATCAATAACTGCATAcccaaaattaaaaataaaatagaaaaaatagtaatatataaagcACCCGTAACTTCCCATTTCTGGGAAACTTGGAATTCATTTCTCCCATTTATCCTTTCTTCTATATATCGAATCAACACATcaacaataccaacaaaCTTCAACTTATACACAACAtctaatatttattatagcTTCGAAATGCCTGAACAAGTCAACTGCCAATACGATTGCCACTGCTCCAACTGTGCTTGTGAAAATACTTGCAACTGCTGTGCCAAGCCAGCATGTGCTTGCACAAACTCTGCTTCCAATGAATGCTCCTGCCAAACTTGCAAGTGTCAAACAT includes the following:
- the MT-II gene encoding MT-II (CAGL0H04257g~Copper-binding metallothionein, involved in sequestration of metal ions; inducible by copper and silver; present in multiple (3-9) tandemly arranged copies in various strains; gene is downregulated in azole-resistant strain) → MPEQVNCQYDCHCSNCACENTCNCCAKPACACTNSASNECSCQTCKCQTCKC